Proteins encoded within one genomic window of Anopheles gambiae chromosome 3, idAnoGambNW_F1_1, whole genome shotgun sequence:
- the LOC133393722 gene encoding uncharacterized protein LOC133393722, producing MSVDDQRVTKDEMLCALQSAEITVPCTATLMQIRALYKEAYPSSQQNGDSNDTMCNAAIAESKEESVTQIMKTDVIKENDEAAAEIVLLKQKCEILELRNKLAALESQSREYSNTARLIHPEEVKQIIPMFGEGASFLQWIKTVKHSAEVYGWTDQMTLMYASSQLTGAAKEWYSGFRHSVTSFKEFAEGMGKAFPDTHNEAAIHKKLLHTFKRNDESYAAYIFRVHALGTTGNVSNAAIITYIIRGLSRDPMYDNLVAKEYRDVYDLIDHVNRCEMHYQMREPPSSPTRPQPSSRFTSMLKTNTKPANGREEMVRCYNCSSFGHFSNQCRKPRQSAQLCFLCGSPDHKKQDCPNVAQRMPAAIFAPCDQQSFQHQCPASRLPQSGGNDYSHLNLSMAAAAENNYGDDNGNQVTGSGARIDPIQEP from the exons ATGTCCGTAGATGACCAGAGAGTGACTAAGGATGAGATGCTGTGCGCACTCCAGTCGGCCGAAATAACCGTGCCATGTACGGCAACACTGATGCAGATCCGTGCTCTCTATAAGGAAGCGTACCCTAGCTCGCAACAAAATGGCGATTCCAACGACACCATGTGCAACGCAGCCATTGCCGAAAGTAAAGAAGAGAGCGTCACCCAGATCATGAAAACTGATGTGATCAAAGAAAACGACGAAGCTGCAGCAGAAATTGTGCTCCTAAAGCAAAAATGTGAGATACTTGAACTGCGGAACAAATTAGCAGCGCTTGAGAGCCAAAGTCGTGAATACTCCAATACAGCTAGATTGATTCATCCGGAAGAGGTTAAGCAGATTATTCCGATGTTTGGAGAGGGTGCCAGTTTCTTGCAGTGGATAAAAACGGTAAAACACAGTGCTGAAGTTTATGGTTGGACCGACCAAATGACATTGATGTACGCTAGCAGTCAGCTAACTGGCGCTGCAAAGGAGTGGTACAGTGGTTTCCGGCATTCTGTAACATCGTTTAAAGAATTTGCCGAAGGAATGGGAAAAGCTTTCCCAGACACGCATAATGAAGCTGCTATTCACAAGAAGCTGTTGCATACATTCAAAAGGAATGATGAGTCCTACGCCGCCTACATCTTTCGTGTACATGCCCTTGGAACAACTGGGAACGTGAGTAACGCAGCGATTATAACATACATCATCCGAGGACTATCGCGCGATCCCATGTATGACAACTTAGTGGCGAAAGAATATCGTGATGTGTATGATCTGATTGATCATGTAAACCGATGCGAGATGCATTACCAAATGCGTGAACCACCGTCATCCCCCACTCGTCCACAACCTTCAAGCCGTTTTACATCGATGCTGAAAACCAACACCAAACCAGCCAATGGGCGAGAAGAAATGGTGCGATGCTACAATTGTTCGAGTTTCGGCCATTTTTCCAACCAGTGCCGAAAACCACGTCAGTCTGCCCAACTATGTTTCTTGTGTGGAAGCCCTGATCACAAGAAACAAGACTGCCCGAACGTTGCCCAGAGGATGCCTGCCGCTATATTTGCACCGTGCGATCAGCAGAGTTTCCAACATCAGTGTCCGGCATCACGATTGCCTCAATCCGGTGGCAATGATTACTCACATCTGAACCTGTCGATggctgctgcagcagaaaACAATTACGGAGATGATAATGGAAATCAAGTGACTGGTTCAGGAGCTAGGATCGATCCAATTCAGGAG CCCTAA